Proteins from a single region of Chloroflexota bacterium:
- a CDS encoding sarcosine oxidase subunit delta yields MKVMPCPLNGPRPIQEFTCGGEVVAAPDPDQADAEAWADYLFLHDNAAGIVREWWYHVPTSFWFIADRDTVTDEIVRTFLPRELFGPDARQDQP; encoded by the coding sequence ATGAAGGTCATGCCCTGCCCGCTCAACGGACCGCGCCCGATCCAGGAGTTCACCTGCGGCGGCGAGGTCGTCGCGGCGCCCGATCCCGACCAGGCCGACGCCGAAGCCTGGGCCGACTATCTCTTCCTGCATGACAACGCCGCCGGAATCGTGCGCGAGTGGTGGTATCACGTGCCCACGAGCTTCTGGTTCATCGCCGACCGCGACACGGTCACCGATGAGATCGTGCGCACCTTCCTGCCCCGCGAGCTCTTCGGCCCCGACGCTCGCCAAGACCAGCCATGA
- a CDS encoding phytanoyl-CoA dioxygenase family protein → MNATHDDLDLRVAEYRINGFTVFENALPVEVVDALHAAFMPLLEAVRARNSRELSGELATGRGRLGYPNRYTVDLPWAMPFSDPAVYQHPTVLAFMDRYWGVSDYQLTGYTSNNPYPDSTYQRWHRDMALTTPHIGTQTCDTVSAKIPLVDTFEENGSFEILPGTQYLADPSLQGRYNDVLEAGDFRPRRLNLKKGSIWMQDPRPLHRGTPNRSDHARPELCLVYTRPWYYSGHWVEMTGAQFDELSNRGKELLASARITDGGSG, encoded by the coding sequence ATGAACGCAACGCACGACGATCTCGACCTGCGCGTCGCCGAGTACCGCATCAACGGCTTTACGGTGTTCGAAAACGCGCTCCCGGTGGAGGTGGTGGACGCCCTCCACGCGGCGTTCATGCCCCTGCTGGAGGCCGTGCGCGCGCGCAACTCGCGGGAGCTTTCGGGCGAACTGGCCACGGGCCGCGGGCGACTCGGATATCCCAACCGCTACACGGTCGACCTGCCCTGGGCCATGCCTTTCTCAGATCCCGCCGTTTACCAGCACCCCACGGTGTTGGCGTTCATGGACCGCTATTGGGGCGTGTCGGACTACCAACTGACGGGCTACACGTCGAACAACCCCTATCCCGACAGCACTTATCAGCGGTGGCATCGCGACATGGCGCTCACGACGCCGCACATCGGCACCCAGACCTGCGACACGGTGAGCGCCAAGATTCCGCTGGTCGACACGTTCGAGGAAAACGGCAGCTTCGAAATCCTGCCGGGCACGCAGTACCTGGCCGATCCCAGCCTGCAAGGCCGCTACAACGACGTACTAGAGGCGGGAGACTTCAGGCCCAGGCGGCTCAACCTCAAGAAGGGCTCGATCTGGATGCAGGACCCGCGCCCACTGCACCGCGGCACGCCCAACCGCTCCGACCACGCGCGCCCGGAACTGTGCCTGGTCTACACGCGCCCCTGGTACTACTCGGGCCACTGGGTCGAGATGACCGGCGCCCAGTTCGATGAGCTATCGAATCGGGGCAAAGAGCTGCTGGCGTCCGCGCGGATTACAGACGGCGGGTCGGGCTAG
- a CDS encoding type II toxin-antitoxin system VapC family toxin, whose translation MTGLLDANAYSLLVRGHKQVMDIVRSAEEILLSAVVVGELMHGFRLGSHFHSNLADLRAFRNSPYVSFVPVGEVTADRYARIAAALRAKGRPIPTNDVWIAAHAMETGADLISADRHFAHVDGIAWVPIAVD comes from the coding sequence GTGACGGGTCTGCTGGACGCCAATGCCTACTCGCTGCTCGTGCGCGGGCACAAGCAGGTTATGGACATAGTTCGCAGTGCCGAGGAAATCCTGCTCTCGGCGGTTGTGGTTGGCGAATTGATGCATGGCTTTCGTCTGGGGTCGCACTTCCACAGCAATCTCGCCGACCTTCGTGCGTTTCGAAATAGCCCGTACGTTTCCTTCGTTCCAGTGGGGGAGGTAACCGCGGACCGCTACGCCAGAATTGCGGCGGCGCTGCGAGCGAAGGGTCGCCCCATTCCGACCAACGATGTGTGGATTGCGGCCCACGCCATGGAGACTGGCGCCGACTTGATTTCAGCTGATCGACACTTCGCGCACGTTGACGGGATTGCCTGGGTCCCAATAGCGGTGGATTGA
- a CDS encoding 2Fe-2S iron-sulfur cluster-binding protein → MTRERLPPPAGSRIDRTRPVTFEFEGRDYTGYAGDTITSALAANGVWCLSRSFKLHRPRGSFGFAGDEAGSLVQLETEPNVHADTRAIEPGLRVQAQNTVGGLERDWAALLGHFERFLPVGFYYKAFYKPRGVWNWWEKIIRRTAGLGRVDRTWAPEYFDKAYATCDVAIIGGGAAGLSAAAACGAQGLDVLLIEREPELGGWLTYGRLEAGDGALDDLRRRVEALPSVRVMTSATCTGWYGDNWLAVAQGNRLHKVRAGAVIACTGGTSQPAVIRNNDLPGIVSATAAQRLIRHFGVRPGLRAVVLTVNDEGYAAALDLAEHGIDVAAVVDCRLDAPTGRMASEAEACGHRILFGHTVREAWRDPQRLQIGGVLVTRVTGPGACAADGERIDCDLLVVAAGVSPAGGLLAQAGAKFRPDGHGAVPRLASLPDHAFAAGVVAGASTVELALAQGEHAAGAAAADLSGSAADASAISARPDADESSATWPVFPHPHGHEFVDLDEDVTVREIEDALAEGYEDIELLKRYSTVGMGPSQGRLSAIATAAVTAAARDTTSAKIGATTTRPPTHPTRFGLFAGRGFQPVRHTPMHGWHVDAGAQMMTAGLWMRPAYYGRSDERADAIADEVLAVRCAVGLIDVSTLGGFDIRGPDAVEFLERAYTPSFRRLRAGRTRYALLTDEQGIVVDDGVAARLGPDHYYVTASTSGAEQLYPLLLWYQAQWQLDVDIADVTPAYGAINIAGPKARRVLEKLGTDIDLSPESCPYLAARTGTLAGVDVRLLRIGFVGELGYEIHPPASQSLGLWEALIDAGREYGIRPFGVEAQRVLRLEKGHVIVTQDTDGLTHPHEVDLGWALGRRKSFFIGKRSIEILREKGLSRRLVGYAVSDRRATVPDEGHLVVRDGEITGRVTSSAWSPVLDQAIGLAYVAPDQAEVGSIITIKAARGRLVEAEVARLPFYDPDNTRQGM, encoded by the coding sequence ATGACGCGCGAGCGCCTGCCGCCGCCGGCCGGCAGCCGGATCGACCGCACCCGGCCCGTGACGTTCGAATTCGAGGGACGTGACTACACGGGCTATGCGGGCGACACCATCACCAGCGCGCTGGCCGCGAACGGTGTGTGGTGCCTGTCGCGTTCCTTCAAGCTGCATCGGCCGCGAGGGTCGTTTGGCTTCGCCGGCGACGAGGCGGGCTCCCTGGTCCAGCTCGAAACCGAGCCCAACGTGCACGCCGACACGCGCGCGATCGAACCCGGCCTGCGAGTGCAGGCGCAGAACACCGTCGGCGGCCTTGAGAGGGACTGGGCAGCCCTGCTTGGACATTTCGAGCGCTTCCTGCCCGTGGGGTTCTACTACAAGGCCTTCTACAAGCCGCGCGGCGTCTGGAACTGGTGGGAGAAGATCATCCGCCGCACGGCCGGCCTCGGGCGCGTCGACCGGACGTGGGCGCCCGAGTACTTCGACAAGGCGTACGCCACCTGCGACGTTGCGATCATCGGCGGCGGTGCGGCGGGACTGTCCGCCGCAGCCGCGTGCGGTGCTCAGGGCCTAGACGTGCTGCTCATCGAACGTGAGCCCGAGCTGGGCGGCTGGCTCACCTACGGGCGGCTAGAAGCCGGCGACGGCGCCCTTGACGACCTGCGCCGGCGCGTTGAAGCCCTGCCATCGGTCCGCGTGATGACCTCGGCAACCTGCACCGGCTGGTACGGCGACAACTGGCTGGCCGTGGCGCAGGGCAATCGCCTGCACAAGGTCCGCGCCGGGGCCGTCATCGCCTGCACCGGTGGCACGAGCCAGCCGGCCGTCATCCGCAACAACGACCTGCCGGGCATCGTGTCGGCGACTGCCGCGCAGCGCCTGATCCGGCACTTCGGAGTTCGGCCGGGCCTGCGCGCCGTGGTGCTGACGGTCAACGACGAGGGCTACGCCGCGGCGCTCGATCTGGCCGAGCACGGAATCGACGTGGCCGCTGTGGTTGACTGCCGCCTTGATGCGCCGACCGGCCGGATGGCGTCCGAAGCCGAAGCGTGCGGGCATCGAATCCTGTTCGGCCACACCGTGCGCGAGGCATGGCGCGATCCGCAGCGCCTGCAGATCGGCGGCGTGCTGGTCACTCGCGTCACCGGACCCGGCGCATGCGCCGCCGACGGAGAACGGATCGACTGCGACCTGCTGGTCGTGGCCGCGGGCGTGTCGCCCGCCGGAGGTCTGCTGGCGCAGGCCGGCGCGAAGTTTCGGCCCGACGGGCACGGCGCGGTGCCGCGTCTGGCGTCGCTGCCGGATCACGCATTCGCCGCCGGCGTCGTTGCCGGAGCATCGACGGTGGAACTGGCCCTGGCGCAAGGCGAACACGCCGCTGGGGCGGCCGCCGCAGACCTGTCGGGCTCCGCTGCCGATGCCTCGGCGATCTCCGCTCGACCCGATGCCGATGAATCGAGTGCGACGTGGCCCGTATTTCCGCACCCGCACGGCCACGAGTTCGTCGACCTCGACGAGGACGTGACCGTGCGCGAGATCGAGGACGCCCTGGCGGAGGGCTACGAGGACATCGAGCTCCTCAAGCGATACTCGACCGTGGGCATGGGCCCAAGCCAGGGCCGCCTTTCCGCCATCGCGACGGCCGCGGTCACGGCGGCGGCCCGCGACACCACCTCGGCCAAAATCGGCGCCACGACAACTCGCCCGCCGACTCACCCCACGCGCTTCGGTCTGTTCGCCGGCCGTGGGTTCCAACCCGTGCGGCACACGCCTATGCACGGCTGGCACGTCGACGCGGGCGCGCAGATGATGACCGCTGGCCTCTGGATGCGCCCGGCCTACTACGGGCGCTCGGATGAGCGCGCCGATGCCATTGCCGACGAGGTTTTGGCGGTTCGCTGCGCGGTGGGCCTGATCGACGTCTCCACGCTCGGCGGCTTCGATATCCGCGGGCCTGACGCGGTGGAGTTTCTCGAACGCGCCTATACCCCATCATTCCGCCGTTTGCGCGCGGGCCGCACCCGCTATGCGCTGCTGACTGATGAGCAGGGCATCGTCGTCGACGACGGCGTGGCGGCCAGATTGGGACCCGACCACTACTACGTGACGGCCAGCACGTCGGGTGCGGAGCAGCTCTATCCCCTGCTGCTCTGGTACCAGGCGCAGTGGCAGCTCGACGTCGATATTGCGGACGTCACCCCGGCCTATGGCGCCATCAACATCGCCGGACCGAAGGCCCGCCGCGTCCTGGAGAAGCTGGGGACGGATATCGACCTGTCGCCCGAGTCATGTCCCTATCTCGCCGCACGCACCGGCACGCTGGCGGGCGTGGACGTGCGTCTGCTGCGGATCGGCTTCGTCGGGGAGCTGGGCTACGAGATTCACCCGCCCGCGTCCCAGAGCCTGGGGCTGTGGGAGGCGCTGATTGACGCCGGCCGCGAGTACGGCATCCGACCCTTTGGCGTGGAGGCCCAGCGCGTCCTGCGGCTGGAAAAGGGTCACGTGATCGTCACCCAAGACACCGACGGTCTCACCCATCCGCACGAGGTCGACCTGGGTTGGGCGCTGGGCCGCCGCAAGTCCTTCTTTATCGGCAAACGCTCAATCGAAATCCTGCGTGAAAAGGGCCTTTCCCGCCGGCTCGTTGGTTACGCCGTGTCCGACCGCCGCGCCACCGTGCCCGACGAAGGCCACCTCGTCGTGCGGGACGGCGAGATCACGGGTCGTGTCACGTCGTCGGCGTGGTCGCCGGTCCTCGATCAGGCCATCGGTCTGGCCTACGTGGCGCCCGACCAGGCCGAGGTCGGCAGCATCATCACCATCAAGGCGGCGCGGGGACGGCTGGTCGAGGCCGAGGTCGCGCGGCTGCCGTTCTACGACCCCGACAACACCAGGCAGGGCATGTAG
- a CDS encoding FAD-dependent oxidoreductase gives MPLGLLKYGLRPRRPPDRFLPPRPELKRAYDTVIIGGGGHGLAAAYYLATEHGITDIAVLDKGYLGGGNTGRNTAIVRANYLTEEGVQFYAESLDLWRGLSNELDFNLQYTERGHLTLAHADSAIRTMRWRAEVNKHFGVDSELIFPDEIAKLAPGLDLSSDVRHPVLAALYHPPGATARHDAVVWAYAARAAAQGVELHSDTEVTGIQVESGRVAGVETSRGNIRCNRVLQAVAGQSSLVAAMAGFRLPIHTVPLQACVSLPLKPWLDPIVVSGSLHVYIWQSARGEVVIGGATDPYGLYANRSTLEFAEGTLLPVLELFPFLANVKMLRQWAGMCDMTPDFSPVMGVTPVENLYIDAGWGTWGFKATPVCGKRMAELVATGRTPDLLQPFRLSRFAEFEQVGEKGAASVGH, from the coding sequence ATGCCGCTCGGCTTGCTGAAATACGGACTGCGACCGCGCCGCCCGCCTGACCGGTTTCTTCCGCCTCGCCCGGAGCTCAAGCGCGCCTACGACACCGTGATCATCGGCGGCGGCGGCCACGGACTCGCCGCGGCCTACTACCTGGCGACCGAGCACGGCATCACGGACATCGCGGTGCTCGACAAGGGCTATCTCGGCGGCGGCAACACGGGACGCAACACCGCCATCGTGCGGGCCAACTATCTGACCGAGGAAGGCGTGCAGTTCTACGCCGAGTCACTGGACCTCTGGCGCGGGCTGAGCAACGAGCTCGACTTCAACCTGCAGTACACCGAGCGCGGCCACCTGACGTTGGCGCACGCCGACTCGGCCATCCGAACCATGCGCTGGCGCGCCGAGGTCAACAAGCACTTCGGCGTCGATTCCGAGCTGATCTTCCCCGACGAGATCGCCAAGCTGGCGCCGGGCCTCGATCTTTCGTCCGACGTGCGGCATCCGGTGCTGGCGGCGCTGTATCACCCGCCCGGCGCCACCGCACGGCACGACGCCGTGGTGTGGGCCTACGCCGCGCGCGCCGCCGCGCAGGGCGTCGAGCTGCACTCCGACACGGAAGTTACGGGAATCCAGGTTGAGAGCGGTCGCGTGGCTGGCGTCGAGACCTCGCGCGGGAACATTCGGTGCAACCGCGTGCTCCAGGCGGTCGCCGGGCAGAGTTCGCTGGTTGCGGCCATGGCCGGTTTTCGCCTGCCGATCCACACCGTGCCGCTGCAGGCCTGCGTCTCGCTGCCACTCAAGCCCTGGCTCGATCCCATCGTGGTATCGGGGAGTCTCCACGTCTACATCTGGCAATCGGCGCGGGGCGAAGTGGTCATCGGCGGCGCCACCGATCCCTACGGGCTCTACGCCAACCGGTCGACGCTGGAATTCGCCGAGGGCACCCTGCTGCCGGTGCTCGAGCTGTTTCCGTTCCTCGCTAACGTCAAGATGCTGCGCCAGTGGGCCGGCATGTGCGACATGACGCCCGACTTCAGCCCGGTCATGGGCGTCACCCCGGTCGAGAATCTGTACATCGACGCGGGCTGGGGCACCTGGGGCTTCAAGGCCACGCCGGTCTGCGGCAAGCGGATGGCGGAGCTCGTTGCCACCGGGCGCACGCCCGACCTTCTGCAGCCGTTTCGACTCAGCCGCTTCGCCGAATTCGAGCAGGTCGGCGAAAAGGGCGCGGCGTCGGTGGGCCATTAG